Proteins encoded in a region of the Streptomyces sp. NBC_00310 genome:
- a CDS encoding alpha-2,8-polysialyltransferase family protein: MTTQIFMASTLYGTATLAAALDTECFRPAARRILLISNNAATPETAPGLDEMPGFERLRDRFDEVISWNETISPFHPGGWSPRTDDVPLWERHLRLLWNLGDDDVELAVESIQVHPALGFTQIFTGAPVTVYADGLMSYGPTRNKIDPLVGTRIDRLLHLDLVPDLKPLLLTEFGVEAEIVPTDAFVKVLAELVDTGDALPAIEEPALLLGQYLSALGILTAEEEEDLHVRMLKGAVALGHTTVVFKPHPSAPARWSRGLEKEAERLGADLTVLSTPVLAEVLYQRMRPALVVGCFSTALLTASALYGLPVARVGTGTLLDRLAPYENSNRVPVTIVDALLPELGDRAAVTSQRPGTVVADLDGLVRAVGFAMQPKIYPSLRAETEAYLTRHLSAHTLRYFKRRRLTSLGLPGGIPVQLAFIPRNATVRRVARRARSLKRATLG, translated from the coding sequence GTGACCACGCAGATCTTCATGGCGTCCACGCTGTACGGCACGGCCACGCTGGCCGCGGCCCTGGACACCGAGTGCTTCCGCCCCGCCGCCCGGCGCATCCTGCTGATCTCCAACAACGCGGCGACGCCCGAGACGGCCCCCGGCCTGGACGAGATGCCCGGCTTCGAGCGGCTGCGCGACCGCTTCGACGAGGTGATCTCCTGGAACGAGACCATCTCCCCCTTCCACCCCGGCGGCTGGTCCCCGCGTACCGACGACGTCCCCCTGTGGGAGCGGCACCTGCGGCTGCTGTGGAACCTGGGCGACGACGACGTCGAGCTGGCCGTGGAGTCCATCCAGGTCCACCCGGCCCTCGGCTTCACCCAGATCTTCACCGGCGCCCCCGTCACGGTGTACGCGGACGGCCTGATGAGCTACGGCCCCACCCGCAACAAGATCGACCCGCTGGTCGGCACCCGCATCGACCGCCTGCTCCACCTCGACCTGGTCCCGGACCTGAAGCCGCTGCTGCTCACCGAGTTCGGGGTCGAGGCGGAGATCGTGCCGACGGACGCCTTCGTGAAGGTGCTGGCGGAACTCGTCGACACCGGTGACGCGTTGCCCGCGATCGAGGAGCCGGCGCTGCTGCTCGGCCAGTACCTCTCCGCGCTCGGCATCCTCACCGCCGAGGAGGAGGAGGACCTCCACGTCCGGATGCTGAAGGGCGCGGTCGCGCTCGGGCACACCACGGTGGTCTTCAAGCCGCACCCCAGCGCGCCGGCCCGCTGGTCGCGCGGCCTGGAGAAGGAGGCGGAGCGGCTCGGCGCCGACCTGACGGTGCTGTCCACGCCGGTCCTCGCCGAGGTGCTCTACCAGCGGATGCGTCCGGCCCTCGTCGTCGGCTGCTTCTCCACGGCCCTGCTGACCGCCTCCGCGCTGTACGGCCTCCCGGTCGCCCGCGTCGGCACCGGCACGCTGCTGGACCGGCTCGCCCCGTACGAGAACAGCAACCGGGTGCCCGTCACGATCGTGGACGCGCTGCTGCCGGAGCTGGGCGACCGGGCGGCGGTCACCTCCCAGCGGCCGGGCACCGTGGTGGCGGACCTCGACGGCCTGGTCCGGGCGGTGGGTTTCGCGATGCAGCCGAAGATCTACCCGTCGCTGCGCGCGGAGACCGAGGCGTATCTGACGAGGCATCTGAGCGCGCACACCCTGCGGTACTTCAAGCGGCGCCGGTTGACCTCGCTGGGGCTGCCCGGTGGCATCCCCGTCCAGCTCGCCTTCATCCCGCGCAACGCGACCGTACGAAGAGTCGCGCGGCGGGCCCGGTCCCTCAAGCGGGCGACCTTGGGGTGA
- a CDS encoding DUF6716 putative glycosyltransferase gives MPASATNGRRVAVLADSDTRWKWGALTAHRLAPEDSDVRLDGFLLRGRATPTARQLQEVGVRADSLREVTGLEFLRAMKAMNAMKEDAYDVIVLSLVGGGVQAMLHGLRRAWDGRTKRPVVVTGYVGVVYEKLADGLLLRHGADLVLANSRQDADRFRAVYEGVGADASSVTEVALPFLGGTPYAGTQDPYTVVFAVQPSVPDNRRDRTYLLNRLVRHAKLHPDRQVLLKLRSKPGEHTTHIEELPYQKLVERLPGGAPPNFRLVYGNMGEVLDTTDLLVTVSSTAALESLHRRIPTVVLTDLGIRETLGNHHFVGSGCLASWDQLDAGYEPAPDPEWVARQGVVAGGTSRTKSGGGSYATAFDAARDRITKLVAADGLPPLAPYYTPVTAPGYLPGILARHHLGPDGAPLPGEPAADKQAGPVRQIVRRAARGAYRHGVQRVAPVIRRMGEL, from the coding sequence GTGCCAGCAAGTGCTACGAACGGCCGGCGAGTCGCCGTACTCGCGGATTCCGACACCCGGTGGAAATGGGGCGCGCTCACCGCGCACCGTCTCGCACCGGAGGATTCGGACGTCCGCCTGGACGGCTTCCTCCTGCGCGGCCGAGCCACCCCCACCGCCCGCCAGCTCCAGGAGGTCGGCGTCCGCGCCGACTCCCTGCGCGAGGTGACCGGCCTCGAATTCCTGCGCGCCATGAAGGCCATGAACGCCATGAAGGAGGACGCGTACGACGTCATCGTGCTCTCCCTCGTCGGCGGGGGCGTCCAGGCGATGCTGCACGGCCTGCGCCGGGCCTGGGACGGGCGTACCAAGCGGCCCGTGGTCGTCACCGGATACGTCGGTGTCGTCTACGAGAAGCTCGCCGACGGTCTGCTGCTGCGGCACGGCGCGGACCTCGTCCTCGCCAACTCCCGCCAGGACGCGGATCGTTTCCGGGCCGTGTACGAGGGCGTGGGGGCCGACGCCTCCTCGGTCACCGAGGTCGCCCTGCCCTTCCTGGGCGGCACGCCGTACGCCGGCACCCAGGACCCCTACACGGTGGTCTTCGCCGTACAGCCGTCCGTCCCGGACAACCGCCGGGACCGTACGTACCTGCTGAACCGGCTCGTCCGGCACGCGAAGCTGCACCCGGACCGCCAGGTGCTGCTGAAGCTGCGCTCCAAGCCGGGCGAGCACACCACGCACATCGAGGAACTGCCGTACCAGAAGCTGGTGGAGCGGCTCCCCGGCGGCGCGCCCCCCAACTTCCGTCTGGTGTACGGGAACATGGGCGAGGTCCTCGACACCACCGACCTGCTGGTCACCGTCAGCTCCACGGCCGCCCTGGAGTCGCTGCACCGCCGGATCCCCACCGTCGTCCTCACCGACCTCGGGATCCGCGAGACCCTCGGCAACCACCACTTCGTGGGCTCCGGCTGCCTCGCCTCCTGGGACCAGCTGGACGCCGGGTACGAGCCGGCACCGGACCCCGAGTGGGTGGCACGGCAGGGCGTCGTCGCCGGGGGCACCTCCCGGACGAAGTCCGGGGGAGGCTCGTACGCCACCGCCTTCGACGCGGCCCGCGACCGCATCACCAAACTCGTCGCGGCCGACGGACTGCCGCCCCTCGCGCCGTACTACACGCCCGTCACCGCGCCCGGCTATCTGCCCGGCATCCTCGCCCGCCACCACCTCGGCCCCGACGGCGCACCGCTGCCCGGGGAGCCCGCCGCCGACAAGCAGGCCGGGCCCGTACGGCAGATCGTGCGCCGGGCGGCCCGCGGCGCCTACCGCCACGGAGTGCAGCGCGTGGCGCCCGTCATCCGCCGGATGGGGGAGCTGTGA
- a CDS encoding Uma2 family endonuclease: MTVIEREMTIAEAADRVSSWLPGHRVEILRGSLIVSPPPDEPHQGTVFEVGYEIRRAGAKEAGLKVRPGIGLWLPTGPADYAIPDLSVVEADIGDALVQKNCYAPHVFRMVLEVTSSNWADDTAFKAEIYAEAGIPVYLIADRRHDEVLLYTDPVGGKYPAPVRYKRGQTVPVPESVGVTLDLSVDTLLDGDD; encoded by the coding sequence ATGACTGTGATAGAGCGCGAGATGACGATCGCTGAGGCCGCGGACCGTGTCTCCAGCTGGCTGCCCGGACATCGTGTGGAGATCCTTCGAGGGAGCCTTATCGTGTCACCGCCGCCGGACGAGCCGCATCAGGGAACCGTGTTCGAAGTCGGTTATGAGATCCGGCGGGCAGGGGCCAAGGAGGCTGGTCTCAAAGTGCGCCCCGGTATCGGGCTATGGCTGCCGACTGGCCCGGCGGATTATGCGATTCCGGATCTGTCTGTCGTCGAGGCCGATATCGGTGACGCACTTGTCCAGAAGAACTGCTACGCCCCGCACGTTTTCCGAATGGTGTTGGAGGTGACTTCCTCGAACTGGGCCGACGACACAGCCTTCAAGGCCGAGATTTATGCCGAGGCAGGCATCCCCGTCTATCTCATCGCCGACCGCAGGCACGACGAGGTCCTCCTCTACACCGACCCGGTCGGCGGCAAATACCCCGCCCCCGTCCGTTACAAGCGAGGCCAGACCGTCCCCGTGCCCGAATCCGTCGGTGTCACCCTCGACCTCTCCGTGGACACCCTCCTCGACGGCGACGACTGA
- a CDS encoding acyltransferase family protein: protein MTSATKTGDLVESRPRVGGGWSRPAAKPRNDTAPRPCRGPGEARPRLYALDGLRLLAALAVAAYHYGGRDGEIGKAWGASPAVQFPTAHSWLAYGWAGVQAFFVISGFVICASGWGRSVQSFVASRAARLLPAYWAAVILVAAVFALPGITFARVSASEFLVNLTMLQMPLGADRVLGVCWTLWAEVRFYVLFALCVVLPGVTRRRVIWFCGGWTLASVLARASKEPLLDLVLMPEYASLFIGGIGLYLVHRDRRDATAWLIVVFSLLLSQYQTVEAMWHAPNADFFSYRSQLGIVLAVTVGFVAVGAVALGLLNRVDWPWLTTAGALTYPFYLVHEHLGWPVVQALHQGLGVPSSLTVALTVALMLALAWLLHRGVERPLQPLLRASLGGRRGRT from the coding sequence GTGACTTCTGCGACGAAGACCGGTGATCTTGTCGAGTCCCGGCCGCGGGTCGGTGGGGGCTGGTCGCGCCCCGCGGCGAAGCCGCGAAACGATACAGCCCCGCGCCCCTGTCGGGGCCCGGGTGAGGCTCGGCCTCGGTTGTATGCGCTGGACGGGCTGCGGCTGCTCGCCGCACTCGCCGTCGCGGCCTACCACTACGGGGGTCGCGACGGGGAGATCGGCAAGGCGTGGGGGGCCTCGCCGGCCGTGCAGTTCCCCACCGCCCACAGTTGGCTGGCGTACGGCTGGGCGGGTGTTCAGGCCTTCTTCGTGATCAGCGGGTTCGTCATCTGTGCCAGTGGCTGGGGGCGTTCGGTCCAGTCGTTCGTCGCCTCCCGTGCGGCCCGGCTGCTGCCGGCGTACTGGGCGGCGGTGATCCTGGTCGCGGCGGTCTTCGCCCTCCCGGGGATCACCTTCGCGCGGGTGTCCGCCAGTGAGTTCCTGGTCAACCTGACGATGCTGCAGATGCCGCTCGGCGCGGACCGCGTCCTGGGTGTGTGCTGGACCCTATGGGCGGAGGTCCGCTTCTACGTCCTGTTCGCGCTGTGCGTGGTCCTGCCCGGCGTGACCCGCAGACGCGTGATCTGGTTCTGCGGCGGCTGGACGCTGGCCTCGGTGCTGGCGCGGGCCTCGAAGGAACCGCTGCTGGACCTGGTCCTGATGCCGGAGTACGCGTCCCTGTTCATCGGCGGCATCGGCCTCTATCTGGTGCACCGCGACCGCCGGGACGCCACGGCCTGGCTGATCGTGGTCTTCAGCCTCCTGCTGAGCCAGTACCAGACGGTCGAGGCGATGTGGCACGCGCCGAACGCGGACTTCTTCTCCTACCGCTCCCAACTCGGCATCGTCCTCGCCGTCACCGTCGGCTTCGTGGCCGTGGGGGCGGTCGCGCTGGGCCTCCTGAACCGCGTCGACTGGCCGTGGCTGACCACCGCGGGGGCCCTGACGTACCCCTTCTACCTCGTGCACGAGCATCTGGGCTGGCCGGTGGTGCAGGCACTGCACCAGGGCCTGGGCGTTCCGTCCTCCCTGACCGTCGCGCTCACCGTGGCGCTGATGCTGGCGCTCGCCTGGCTGCTGCACCGGGGGGTCGAACGTCCGTTGCAACCACTGCTGCGCGCGTCACTCGGGGGACGCCGTGGGCGAACGTGA
- a CDS encoding acyl-CoA mutase large subunit family protein yields MARESESGLPIEPVYGPEALRDWDPADRLGEPGAYPFTRGVYPSMYTGRPWTMRQYAGFGTAVESNARYQQLIANGTMGLSVAFDLPTQMGHDSDAPIAHGEVGKVGVAIDSVDDMRVLFGGIPLDKVSTSMTINAPAALLLLMYQLVGEEQGVPAERLTGTIQNDVLKEYIARGTYIFPPKPSLRLIADIFKYCKAEIPRWNTISISGYHMAEAGASPAQEIAFTLADGIEYVRTAVAAGMDVDDFAPRLSFFFVARTTILEEVAKFRAARRIWARVMRDEFGAQNPKSLMLRFHTQTAGVQLTAQQPEVNLVRVAVQGLAAVLGGTQSLHTNSFDEAIALPTDKSARLALRTQQVLAYETDVTATVDPFAGSYVIEKMTDDVEAAAVELMRKVEDLGGAVAAIEHGFQKNEIEHSAYRIAQETDSGERVVVGVNRFQLDEEEPYEPLRVDPAIEAQQAERLAKLRAERDQAAVDSALAALKKAAGGEDNVLYPMKDALRARATVGEVCNALRGVWGTYVPSDAF; encoded by the coding sequence ATGGCGCGCGAGTCGGAGTCCGGACTGCCCATCGAGCCGGTGTACGGGCCGGAGGCGCTGCGGGACTGGGATCCGGCGGACAGACTCGGCGAACCGGGCGCGTACCCGTTCACCCGCGGCGTCTACCCGTCGATGTACACCGGCCGCCCCTGGACCATGCGCCAGTACGCCGGCTTCGGTACGGCGGTGGAGTCCAACGCCCGCTACCAACAGCTCATCGCCAACGGCACGATGGGGCTGTCCGTCGCCTTCGACCTGCCCACCCAGATGGGCCACGACTCCGACGCCCCGATCGCCCACGGCGAGGTCGGCAAGGTGGGCGTGGCGATCGACTCCGTCGACGACATGCGGGTGCTGTTCGGCGGCATCCCGCTGGACAAGGTCTCGACGTCGATGACGATCAACGCACCGGCGGCCCTGTTGCTCCTGATGTACCAGTTGGTCGGCGAGGAGCAGGGCGTGCCGGCCGAGCGGCTCACGGGCACGATCCAGAACGACGTGCTGAAGGAGTACATCGCGCGCGGGACGTACATCTTCCCGCCCAAGCCCTCGCTCCGCCTGATCGCCGACATCTTCAAGTACTGCAAGGCCGAGATCCCCAGGTGGAACACCATCTCGATCTCCGGCTACCACATGGCCGAGGCGGGTGCCTCCCCCGCGCAGGAGATCGCGTTCACCCTCGCCGACGGCATCGAGTACGTCCGTACGGCGGTCGCGGCGGGCATGGACGTCGACGACTTCGCCCCCCGCCTGTCCTTCTTCTTCGTCGCCCGTACGACGATCCTGGAGGAGGTCGCCAAGTTCCGCGCGGCGCGCAGGATCTGGGCCCGGGTGATGCGGGACGAGTTCGGCGCGCAGAACCCGAAGTCCCTGATGCTCCGCTTCCACACCCAGACGGCCGGGGTCCAGCTGACCGCGCAGCAGCCCGAGGTGAACCTCGTCCGCGTCGCCGTCCAGGGCCTGGCGGCCGTGCTGGGCGGCACGCAGTCCCTGCACACCAACTCCTTCGACGAGGCGATCGCCCTCCCGACCGACAAGAGCGCGCGGCTCGCCCTGCGTACCCAGCAGGTGCTGGCCTACGAGACGGACGTGACGGCCACGGTCGACCCGTTCGCCGGTTCGTACGTCATCGAGAAGATGACCGACGACGTGGAGGCGGCGGCCGTCGAACTGATGCGGAAGGTCGAGGATCTCGGCGGCGCGGTGGCGGCCATCGAACACGGCTTCCAGAAGAACGAGATCGAACACTCCGCCTACCGCATCGCCCAGGAGACCGACTCCGGCGAGCGCGTCGTGGTCGGCGTCAACCGCTTCCAGCTCGACGAGGAAGAGCCCTACGAGCCGCTGCGCGTGGACCCGGCGATCGAGGCCCAGCAGGCCGAACGGCTCGCGAAGCTGCGTGCGGAGCGGGACCAGGCGGCGGTGGATTCCGCCCTGGCCGCGCTGAAGAAGGCGGCCGGGGGCGAGGACAACGTGCTGTACCCGATGAAGGACGCGCTGCGGGCTCGGGCGACGGTGGGGGAGGTGTGCAACGCGCTGCGGGGGGTCTGGGGGACGTATGTCCCCAGCGACGCGTTCTGA
- a CDS encoding N-acetylneuraminate synthase family protein, whose amino-acid sequence MSTNSRLRTFGSKTAGPGHPVYVVGEIGINHNGELENAFKLIDAAAEAGCDAVKFQKRTPEICTPRDQWDIERDTPWGRMTYIDYRHRVEFGEDEYRQIDDYAKSKNIDWFASPWDTEAVAFLEKFDVPAHKVASASLTDDELLRSLRATNRTVILSTGMSTPKQIRHAVEVLGSDNILLCHATSTYPAKAEELNLRVINTLQAEYPNVPIGYSGHETGLQTTLAAVALGATFVERHITLDRAMWGSDQAASVEPQGLTRLVRDIRTIEASLGDGVKKVYDSELGPMKKLRRVSGVVAEAEIAAAAGEPVSV is encoded by the coding sequence ATGAGCACCAACTCCCGTCTGCGCACGTTCGGTTCGAAGACCGCCGGCCCGGGTCACCCCGTCTACGTCGTCGGCGAGATCGGCATCAACCACAACGGTGAGCTGGAGAACGCCTTCAAGCTGATCGACGCCGCCGCCGAGGCCGGCTGCGACGCCGTCAAGTTCCAGAAGCGCACCCCCGAGATCTGCACCCCCCGCGACCAGTGGGACATCGAGCGCGACACCCCCTGGGGCCGCATGACCTACATCGACTACCGCCACCGTGTGGAGTTCGGCGAGGACGAGTACCGCCAGATCGACGACTACGCCAAGAGCAAGAACATCGACTGGTTCGCCTCCCCGTGGGACACCGAGGCCGTCGCCTTCCTGGAGAAGTTCGACGTCCCCGCCCACAAGGTGGCCTCCGCCTCCCTCACCGACGACGAGCTGCTGCGCTCCCTGCGCGCCACCAACCGCACGGTCATCCTCTCCACCGGCATGTCGACCCCGAAGCAGATCCGCCACGCGGTCGAGGTCCTCGGCAGCGACAACATCCTGCTCTGCCACGCCACGTCGACGTACCCGGCCAAGGCCGAGGAGCTCAACCTCCGCGTCATCAACACCCTCCAGGCCGAGTACCCGAACGTGCCGATCGGCTACTCCGGCCACGAGACGGGCCTGCAGACCACGCTCGCCGCCGTCGCCCTCGGCGCCACCTTCGTCGAGCGCCACATCACCCTCGACCGCGCCATGTGGGGCTCCGACCAGGCCGCCTCCGTCGAGCCCCAGGGCCTCACGCGCCTGGTCCGCGACATCCGCACCATCGAGGCATCCCTCGGCGACGGCGTCAAGAAGGTCTACGACTCCGAGCTCGGCCCCATGAAGAAGCTGCGCCGTGTCTCCGGCGTCGTCGCCGAGGCGGAGATCGCGGCGGCGGCGGGCGAGCCGGTCTCGGTCTGA
- a CDS encoding N-acylneuraminate cytidylyltransferase, with protein sequence MSHPEAGRTTSERRVLAVIPARGGSKGVPAKNLAPVGGVPLVARAVRECLAARLVTNVVVSTDDHAIAAAGREAGAEVVLRPAAIAGDTATSEAAVLHAMDAHEALHGAAVDVVMLVQCTSPFILREDIDGVARAIVEHGADTALTVAPFHGFIWRDTADEFTGDGDGDGDGDASRVGAAPGGAVAAVGTGVARSTGTPAGEFGAGSAVTRADAPRADRASAAQGAPAYAAGGVLSGADAARADAWLGAAPADDRASGPGGTGGPGEATATDATAAGGAPAVALAGDSHATPGPTAGGHGVNHDKSFRPRRQDRPQDLLETGAAYAMDAAGLRKHQHRFFGRTELVRTDPARVLEIDDPHDLARAQALAPLFDANRPGALPTYDDIDAVVLDFDGTQTDDRVLIDSDGREFVSVHRGDGLGIAALRRSGLTMLILSSEKNPVVAARARKLQIPVLHGIDRKDLALKQWCEEQGIAPERVLYVGNDVNDLPCFALVGWPVAVGSAHDVVRGAARAVTTVPGGEGAIREIAGWILGPSLDSLDPLDK encoded by the coding sequence ATGTCCCACCCGGAAGCGGGCCGAACGACTTCCGAACGCCGCGTCCTCGCCGTGATCCCCGCGCGCGGCGGCTCCAAGGGCGTCCCCGCGAAGAACCTGGCCCCCGTCGGCGGCGTTCCGCTGGTGGCCCGCGCGGTGCGCGAGTGCCTCGCCGCCCGGCTGGTGACCAACGTCGTCGTCTCCACCGACGACCACGCCATCGCCGCCGCGGGCCGGGAGGCCGGGGCCGAGGTCGTCCTGCGCCCCGCCGCCATCGCGGGCGACACCGCGACCTCCGAGGCCGCCGTCCTCCACGCGATGGACGCCCACGAGGCGCTCCACGGTGCCGCTGTCGACGTCGTGATGCTCGTCCAGTGCACCAGCCCGTTCATCCTCCGCGAGGACATCGACGGCGTCGCCCGCGCGATCGTGGAACACGGCGCCGACACCGCCCTGACCGTGGCCCCGTTCCACGGCTTCATCTGGCGGGACACGGCGGACGAGTTCACCGGCGACGGCGACGGCGATGGCGATGGCGACGCGAGCCGCGTCGGTGCTGCGCCCGGTGGAGCCGTGGCGGCGGTCGGCACCGGTGTGGCCAGGTCCACCGGCACCCCGGCGGGCGAGTTCGGCGCTGGGAGCGCGGTGACCCGCGCCGACGCGCCGAGGGCCGACCGCGCGTCGGCGGCGCAGGGCGCGCCCGCGTACGCCGCCGGCGGTGTGCTGAGCGGGGCCGACGCGGCACGGGCGGACGCCTGGCTCGGCGCCGCTCCGGCGGACGACCGCGCGTCCGGGCCGGGCGGCACCGGCGGACCGGGTGAAGCCACCGCCACCGACGCCACCGCGGCCGGCGGAGCCCCGGCCGTCGCCCTGGCGGGCGACAGCCACGCCACCCCCGGCCCCACCGCCGGAGGCCACGGCGTCAACCACGACAAGTCGTTCCGCCCCCGCCGCCAGGACCGCCCCCAGGACCTGCTGGAGACCGGCGCCGCCTACGCCATGGACGCGGCCGGCCTGCGCAAGCACCAGCACCGCTTCTTCGGCCGTACGGAACTCGTCCGCACCGACCCCGCCCGGGTCCTGGAGATCGACGACCCGCACGACCTCGCCCGCGCCCAGGCACTCGCGCCGCTCTTCGACGCGAACCGGCCGGGCGCCCTCCCCACCTACGACGACATCGACGCCGTAGTCCTCGACTTCGACGGCACCCAGACCGACGACAGGGTGCTGATCGACTCCGACGGACGGGAGTTCGTCTCCGTGCACCGCGGCGACGGACTCGGCATCGCGGCCCTCCGCAGGAGCGGCCTGACGATGCTGATCCTGTCCTCGGAGAAGAACCCGGTCGTCGCCGCCAGAGCCCGGAAGCTGCAGATCCCGGTGCTCCACGGCATCGACCGGAAGGACCTCGCACTGAAGCAGTGGTGCGAGGAGCAGGGCATCGCGCCGGAGCGCGTGCTCTACGTCGGCAACGACGTCAACGACCTCCCGTGCTTCGCCCTCGTGGGCTGGCCCGTGGCGGTCGGCAGCGCCCACGACGTCGTACGCGGCGCCGCACGCGCGGTCACCACCGTCCCCGGTGGTGAAGGCGCGATCCGGGAGATCGCCGGCTGGATCCTCGGTCCGTCTCTCGACTCTCTCGACCCCCTCGACAAGTAA
- a CDS encoding glycosyltransferase family 2 protein: protein MVKLSVIVPFYNVQQYAPDTLKSLGANAREDFEFILVDDCSRDETPDILARAERELPGAVYVRHEKNGGLATARNTGIDEARGEYLTFLDGDDWLAPGYYPQLLGAIEDLGCDFVRTDHVQCTARARSIHRVPNGRRGVVMNPRDAILPADRSTSVDYAYAWAGIYHRRLVDKGVLHFTHGLRTAEDRPWIWKLHREADSFATVGLLGVFYRRGVASSLTQIGDVRQLDFLRAFDQVIAETAKDRDADRLLPKAVRTYCAIISHHLGSIERFEPAVARKLKSMSAVALRRMPQDVLDEALDSMDVQRATRLRRLRRRPAATGVAA from the coding sequence GTGGTCAAGCTCTCCGTCATCGTGCCGTTCTACAACGTGCAGCAATACGCGCCCGACACCCTGAAGAGCCTCGGAGCCAACGCTCGTGAGGACTTCGAATTCATTCTCGTCGACGACTGCTCGCGCGACGAGACACCGGACATTCTCGCGCGCGCGGAGCGCGAGCTGCCGGGGGCGGTGTATGTCAGACACGAGAAGAACGGAGGACTGGCGACCGCGCGCAACACGGGCATCGACGAGGCCCGCGGCGAGTACCTCACGTTCCTCGACGGGGACGACTGGCTCGCCCCCGGCTACTACCCCCAACTGCTCGGCGCCATCGAGGACTTGGGCTGCGACTTCGTGCGCACGGACCATGTCCAGTGCACCGCGCGAGCCCGCTCGATCCACCGCGTGCCCAACGGGCGCCGGGGCGTGGTGATGAACCCGCGGGACGCGATCCTGCCCGCCGACCGCTCCACCTCCGTCGACTACGCGTACGCCTGGGCGGGCATCTACCACCGCCGGCTGGTCGACAAGGGGGTGCTGCACTTCACCCACGGGCTGCGCACGGCCGAGGACCGGCCGTGGATCTGGAAGCTCCACCGGGAGGCCGATTCCTTCGCCACCGTGGGGCTGCTCGGCGTCTTCTACCGGCGCGGGGTGGCTTCCTCGCTGACCCAGATCGGCGACGTGCGACAGCTCGATTTCCTTCGCGCATTCGACCAGGTCATCGCGGAAACGGCGAAGGACCGGGACGCGGACAGACTTCTCCCCAAGGCCGTGCGTACATATTGCGCGATCATCTCCCATCATTTGGGATCCATCGAAAGGTTCGAGCCGGCGGTGGCACGGAAACTGAAGTCGATGAGCGCGGTCGCGCTGCGCCGAATGCCGCAGGACGTGCTCGACGAGGCCCTCGACTCCATGGACGTCCAGCGCGCCACCCGGCTGCGCCGGCTGCGCCGCCGTCCCGCCGCCACGGGGGTCGCCGCGTGA
- a CDS encoding class I SAM-dependent methyltransferase: MTSEHGTIRLPRELDDVPGWFPVLDQLLFDWFLSRQEVAGGRGDLLEVGVYMGKSAIFLGRHLQEGEAYTVCDLFESDAPDDANAAEATKSYRSTLTRRAFEANYLSFHDELPRVLQGPSSIVPGEVKPRSCRFVHIDASHLYEHVEGDISAARDVLLPGGVVVLDDFRSEHTPGVSVAAWEAVLNRGLNPVCLSTQKLYGTWDDPEPIQDALLEMVAGRDDCHLSNQQAAGHRIIRLKSKGMKAPAFPKSRHWTEPTPPAPAPAARRPQPPARPRPPRSGARKLAVDLLPPVVTRAIRKARAGKPGR, encoded by the coding sequence ATGACCTCTGAACACGGCACGATCCGACTCCCCCGTGAACTCGATGACGTTCCCGGCTGGTTCCCGGTGCTCGACCAACTGCTCTTCGACTGGTTCCTGAGCCGACAGGAGGTCGCGGGCGGGAGGGGCGACCTCCTGGAGGTCGGCGTCTACATGGGCAAGAGCGCCATCTTCCTCGGCCGGCATCTCCAGGAGGGCGAGGCCTACACGGTCTGCGACCTCTTCGAGAGCGACGCTCCGGACGACGCCAACGCGGCGGAGGCCACCAAGTCGTACCGCAGCACGCTCACCCGCCGGGCCTTCGAGGCGAACTACCTCTCCTTCCACGACGAGTTGCCCCGCGTCCTGCAGGGCCCCAGCTCGATCGTCCCCGGCGAGGTCAAGCCGCGCTCCTGCCGTTTCGTGCACATCGACGCCTCGCACCTGTACGAGCACGTCGAGGGCGACATCAGCGCCGCACGCGACGTACTCCTCCCGGGCGGCGTGGTCGTCCTCGACGACTTCCGCTCGGAGCACACGCCCGGGGTCTCCGTCGCCGCGTGGGAGGCCGTCCTCAACCGGGGCCTCAACCCCGTCTGCCTCAGCACGCAGAAGCTCTACGGCACCTGGGACGACCCGGAGCCGATCCAGGACGCCCTCCTGGAGATGGTCGCGGGGCGGGACGACTGCCACCTCAGCAACCAGCAGGCCGCCGGCCACCGCATCATCCGCCTCAAGTCCAAGGGCATGAAGGCCCCCGCCTTCCCGAAGTCCCGCCACTGGACGGAGCCCACGCCCCCGGCCCCCGCCCCGGCAGCCCGCCGGCCGCAGCCCCCGGCCCGCCCCCGCCCCCCGCGGAGCGGCGCCCGCAAGCTGGCCGTGGACCTGCTGCCGCCGGTGGTGACGAGGGCGATCAGGAAGGCGAGGGCGGGAAAACCGGGGAGGTGA